The DNA window gatgtcacactttccttttaatTTATCCCAAGAAAGATggcatatttctttttgaaaaaaaaaactatctttcacattaatataattatattattttctcaCTCCATTTagcacacaaaacaacatctcctaataTCTCGTGTCATTATCCAAACGTGTaatctattatgagacggaaAAGCGACATAGAGAAAAGCGAACGGGACGGATCCGACATCTCTTAGCACTAAACCAACCCCTACCGCACCCGCCTCTCGACTCTAGATAGGGTTGCTTTCGCAATGAACAAATTTAACAAAACTCTCTAACTCCGATAATTGGAGAGTCTAATGGAGAAACATAAGTCCACGATGCCTTAAATGGTTCTAGAAGTGCACAAAGACATGAttgcttaagagcatccgcaatggcggacgtccatgcggaattcccaccgacgtgcgggaattccgtggTGGACGTCCGACATTGCGCGTCgcaggcacggatacggaattctgcgaaggaattcgcagttccgcggTGTTCCGTGGAATTTCGCGCGGAATTCCGTGCAGACGTCTGCCATTGTGTTGACGCTCGTGGAATTCCGCGCGAAATTcccgtttaatgcattaaatatttttttttcggttcctatatatacatgccgttgaacttcatttcattcgcaccacttgtattaacaagtttctctctctctaaaaatacaTTTCTTGTGAATcaacaatggagcaccacgacaGCGATTCACCTGCCTCGAGCGAGTCATCGGCGCTCCATTTTCCCATCGGCGGGAGTACGCCGATGTCCGTTGCGATGCctcaaatgccggggatgatgccccagtcTCAAATGCCACTGGGAATGACCAGGCGAGGCCGGGGCGTCCCGGTGTACGGAGgtgaggtgggggagggatccagcgggagcaagaggaccgtctggagcatgGACGAGTGtgtcgcgctggcgaaggcgtggatcagtgtagtggaggatccatgCGTCGGGGCGAACCATCACATCGACCAGAtatggtggcgcattagccacaactacctccagttcaaaccgcaAGGGGGGAAGGCGCACAACTcggagcaatgccggaaacagtgggagcggttgaagaggcagctcagtcgatttgccggcatttacacaaacaacctccgctcggcaaccagcggcatgtctgccgaggatgtgaagctgtTGGCTCATCAGCAGTTCCCTAACGCTGAGAagggcttcggggaattcaagtATTGGCCAGTGTTTCTTGTGGTGCATCTTCGcccaagttcactgcgggtgttgaatccGGCTGGCCAAGAggacgaagatcagcgcctccaaagagtacagtagcagtgctggttccgcAGAACTTCCCCCTCCCGAGTCAGAGTTCCCCACACCCACATCGGAGGtgcgccgccgtcgcccggttgggcaaaaatCCACGGCGCGGATGTCGAGGGTAAGCACCAGTGGatccgccgaggcccaatcggcaacaccccccaaaacgatcccgagaacccctcattcgcccgcatcgccgcacatgaaaccttgttacgtgcgatggttgaatggcgccaaGTGACCGACCCCATTACAAGCGGAAGCTTAAGCCCCTCCTCGATAGTATGCGCCGCGATTTGGGGCTCGATGGGATGTCAGACGATGACGGCGAGGGgtggcggcgacgacggcggcgACGGCGAGCGGGGCGGCGGCGGGGAAGGCGTGAGGACTGGCGAcgaggaatccgaggagtgagaagccggtttttatttttatgtacttttttagtaattatgtacttttttttaatgaagtatgtttttttaaataaagtggttgcattttctccgtattcgcgtcgaaattttaattccgtaaattgttcaCTTCCGAAAATTgtctaatttgtgaatttgtgaattttttttaattgtgggaattccgccactgtgcagtgagaattccttatgacgtggtAGTGCAGTGAGAATTCTTTATGAggtgacaggaggtgtttttgggaattacgcggggaattccgccgggaattccgcactactgtggatgctctaactctTCGCCAACTTAAAGTCGAAGAAACCCGACGAagtttagtttttaatttttacgataaaaatatttaatttataggaATGGAGATTTTTAATTTGGATggaaataaaaagagaatataCTGATATGAACAATTCGGTCCCCTCCATCTCTCTCCCTCTGTATCCTCTCTCTGCtgctatctctctctctcgtcaGATTCAATCAATGAAAACCGCCCTCTCGTTTGTTTCACCATCGTCATTGCAATCCAACCTCACTATACGTGCTAGTacataagagagagaaaaattgaCCTCAACCTCTTCTCCATAAATACAAACTAGCTACTGTATGCTTACTGCAGACTGATACACGAGATAAATCATAAATATACAGCCATAGATTCCGTACAGAGAGAGACGTCTAGTCTTGGCTGAGAGCGGATTCCGATGGCGGCGTCATCGGCGATGTGCTCTTGGCTAATGGCCGCATGCATGTCCGTCGCGTGCGACAGAGAATCCGCCGTTTCTGCGCTCTCGACGACGTCGTCTAACTCGCGCCGCCGCCCAATCAAATGCGCCGCCCACCGCCGCAGCATGATTCTCGCCAAATGCGCGCCGCGCATTGGGAATCTCGTGAATTCCTCTCTCTCCCTAGAGCCCTGCCATCACTTGGATAAATCTCACGAATGTTTCTTCGGCTTCGAATCGAGGAATGTTTTAATGCAGCGCGGCCGCCGGAAATTACCCCGTTCCTCCCCCCATTCTGGTGCAGTGTTTTTGGTCATTATTATTCTGTCTTCGCGTGTGtattgttttctgattttgttAAGTGTTtggattattattttgatttatttgtgGTTCTCCATGggttttattaaattttgagcTGATATACCTATTTCCCCCCAATTTATTGTCAATGACCTAATCATCCTGTGGAGGGATTCATTTCAATCACTTCTTGGTTTTTGACTTTAGCTTTGGACGGATAAACTGGAAGtttgtattatgttttttttttcctattattTATTGCATAAATCTGATATCAACTTCATTGGACTGGTGGCTCTCATTGTGGTGTAGTTGTTGCTCTAACCTCACTAATACAAGTGATGCTAACCTCTGAAATGTAaaaattctggtgctgtggtgTGTGGTGGGTGCGGTTGGGTTCAATTAAGCTTGCCAATTTGCATGTTGTCGCTTTCTCTTTCTCATCCCAGCAATTCCAGCTTCCCTGAGAATTTGACAGCTATGGGTCAATGTGCAGTTCATCTTATTgcagacatttaattttattcattttagtGTAGGAATATTCATTTTAGTGTAGGACTCCGCTAAACACTTTCAATAGTTATGCTCTTTAGTACTACATTTTATGAGTTTACATGTGCTAACAGTtgatatatacatacatatacaaatttattaatttttgttatttgcATGTGAAATACAGGAGAAACAAAGGCAGTAGCTGTAAGTCCGGCCATTGAAGTTTCACCCAATAAAAAGCCTCCAATCAAGCAACGGCGAGTGGTCGTGACAGGTATGGGTGTGGAGACACCACTTGGTAGTGATCCAGATATCTTCTATAATAATCTTCTTGATGGAGTCAGTGGAATTAGTGAGATAGAGGCTTTTGATTGCTCGCAGTTTCCAACCGTATGTCTTGAGCATTATCTCATTTTCATTGCTTCAGGATAGTTAGATTTTGTTATTAAGGGTTTGAATTGCAGAGAATTGCTGGAGAAATCAAGTCATTCTCAACAGATGGCTGGGTTATACCTAAACTTTCAAAGAGAATGGACAAGTTCATGCTTTACATGCTGACAGCAGGCAAGAAGGCATTGGCTGATGGAGGAATTACAGAGGATTTCATGGATGAACTGAATAAAACAAAATGTGGTGTTCTAATTGGCTCTGCTATGGGTGGAATGCAAGTAtgtttatttttccatttactTAATATCGAATAAAGAAAGTGGCTGGGTATTAACTTTTGTTGGGCGCCAAGCTACAAATCTTACTAGATTACTTTGATTGCTTCTCATATTGGCTTTCCGGCTTTTCAGTTAAAATCCAATCTTCCGGTATCTGGTTCGCATGCATGCTATTTCTTCTTGAGATAACAGATTGGAACCTTTTgtaaactttatttttcatcaattgaaattataaaaattagaaTGTCATATTTGGTCTGGCGGGGTAATTTTCTTGAGTTCTGCACCTTCAATAGCTGCTTACAGTTTCACCATAATGACCTACATGCTTAAGACTTGGAAGATACGATATTCTGTCCTATAGTTTTGGTCAAGATATTTACAGTTTGTCTCCTCTCTCAATTGGTTTGGTATTTGTACAGGTTTTTTATGATGCAATTGAAGCATTGAGGATCTCATATAGGAAGATGAATCCATTTTGCGTTCCTTTTGCAACTACCAACATGGGTTCTGCTATGCTTGCCATGGATCTGGTTAAATAATATGCCTTTTTTTTACTGTGGTGGTTTGGAATTTGGATAATGCATAACTCATGACATCAACTAGCACTTAATTAATACAGGGATGGATGGGTCCAAACTACTCAATATCTACTGCTTGTGCAACAAGTAACTTCTGCATACTAAATGCTGCTAACCACATCATCAGAGGTGAAGCTGTAAGTCAATTGGTTCCTCTTTCAAGATCCAGGCTAGTGGTTTCCGTTTATATGCACCAATTCTTTGGTGAACAGATGGGAATATTTCCAAAGATAGTGAATTCTATCTTTCTCCTTGCCTGATTCTGATaactgttgatattttttaggACATGATGCTTTGTGGTGGCTCAGATGCAGCAATTATACCAATAGGTGACTATCCTTTCTCTTGTTCACAAAtgtgaaatttgatttttaatgtCTGAATCATAAACTCTGGTGCAGGCTTAGGAGGCTTTGTTGCATGCAGAGCATTATCACAACGAAATGGTGATCCAACTAAAGCCTCGCGCCCCTGGGATAGTGTAATGTTCTGTTCATTTTATCCATATCATATGTGCATAAGTTTGATAGTAAACATCATCTAAAAATCAGGATCTTATGTTTCATTTTATTGTTAAAAACTTTCAAGCCTCCCATGCTCATGTTGCTGCATTTgctgtattttttattattctatcTTCATTTCTTTGTAAGATAAACTTTAACTGTCTTGATAGTTGATACAATAGTAGCATTTTGTAACAACTTATGTGTATTGGCATGGTCTTGTGGTAGTTGTTGTATAATTATTACTTATAGAGAACTTTGGTTTGaccaaatttaatatttcaacatTTATGATCTCAGTTCAGCCAAGAGTTTACTTGCAATCCTGCAGTATGCTGGTGGCATTATAAGAGCTAATCAGTATTTAAATTATGTGTTATCTTTGACAGAGTCGTGATGGGTTTGTTATGGGAGAAGGTGCCGGAGTACTTCTCTTGGAAGAACTTGACCATGCCAAGGTCTTTCAAACTTGTTAACCTTAGCAAGACTTAAATACTCTTACACTACATGCCGAATTTTTTTGTGTTGGGTTGactaataaatttatatacaatTACATGTCAAACCATTAATGGATGAGCAGAGTAGAGGTGCTACTATCTATGCTGAGTTTCTCGGAGGAAGCTTCACTTCTGATGCTTATCACATGACAGAGCCTCACCCACAAGGTATACCCCATTGATTTACTTTAAGTTTTGCAAGTTATTTTGTGAGAAGAGAAGTAAAGATTCCTTCAATTCAATGTAAGACTGTCGTAGAAAGGGGGTGAACTGTGAACTCTCTTGGTAATTAGTTGCCATCTGTTGAAACGATTGAATAAATAACTAAGAACTAACCGCAGTTCTATTTATGGCTAATCGTTACTATGCTAATTTTATCAAGGAATAAGCAGCCTTTCACTTTACTGTTTTAATTCAATAGTTGTAATTGGTTGTTCATCTATCCATGGGATATGCATGAGGAAATTTACTTTTATAAATTTGGACATGATATGTACACAGTACATCAATAAAACTGTATGGCATGCTCCTTCTCTGGCCACTTTCTGGAACTGATCTCTTTAACTCTGGCCCGTTTCATATTTACTGCTCAGTCTATATCTGACCAATATAATCTCAACGATTATACATTTGGACCACCAAATGGagcaattaaattatttataatgaTAAGGCAGAAGCATTCCCTAACATCTTTAGGATGGATAATTACTAGATTTTCATCCAGTTTATTCCATTATCTGATGATTTGGATCTGTCTAGCTATTGTGGTAGTTATTAATTTGATGTATGCAGAACAGGCATTATTGGTCCTAATAGTTATCTGATGTTGAGCTGTTCTTATCAAGTTCAACTTCTGAAGTGAACAAATTAGAAGTAATGTAGGCTTCTGAATATTTTAGACCCGGCTGCCTTGTGTTTTGACTTCCTGCGTCCTGACCTTACCTACGAGTAGGAACTGGTGTCATTTTATGCTTAGAGAAGGCTTTGGCTCAATCAGGAGTATCTAAAGAAGATGTAAATTATATAAATGCGCATGCGACTTCGACTCCAGCTGGTGATCTTAAGGAGTACCAGGCTCTTTTTCATTGTTTTGGCCAGAATCCAGAGGTCCTCCTCATTAACTCAAACTCTTTTTCATCTACTGAGGATTATTTCAAGCCGTTTGTACAGATTGTGGCTAATCCTAATTTATTATAGTTGAAAGTGAACTCCACAAAATCCATGATCGGGCACCTACTTGGAGCAGCTGGTGCCGTTGAGGCTGTCGCAACCGTTCAGGTgccttaaaatttttattattttgcagAGGGTTCTGAATATTCAGCATAACTTTGATATATCCATTTGTAGTAATCCTCATATAGATCGTGCACAGAAAATTGTGACTGTGTCTTATTGATAACTGTCTAAGCAGTACTGTAGTAGGACTGTAGGAGTTATTGTTATTgtagagtattattttaaaaaaatttcttttccTGTCTGGACATCATCTCCTTTTACAAAGTGGGGTGACTGGGTGGGACCTGGCTTTCTTAACCTCATATATGTGAAATGGATTTTCTAgtaatttaaatcaagaaatgCAGAACGAGGCTTTTTTTTCCAAGGATTAAGGTGCTCAATTTATAACTTCGTAGTAAAAAGTGTGGAACCGAGTTTTTGCATGGGATGAAGAACGACTTTAACTACCTCAGTTACCtcttaaaaatcatttttagtATAAAGATTAACATCTTCACCTAACAGCTTTTACTCCGCTAGGATGGAGAGCATCTGGATTCTAAGCTGATACAACACTTATACTTACGGGAAATATAGTGATTTCCATTTGGATGTTATTGGCCAACTGACTTTATGTACTCATGAACATCTGGAGTTATAATCCATTATTGAATTATAATCCTTGTTTTCTTATAGGCAATTCGAACTGGCTGGGTTCATCCAAATATCAATCTTGAAAATCCCGATGATGGTGTGGTATGAATTTTCAGTCCCTTATAAATTTTGTATGACGTCATTAATATACCGTTGGGAAACTTTTTGCGAAACTTTTTTTTGGGTGGGGCAATAAATGCATGAAAATAGAAATTCGTATACAAACAACTAGGTATACCCTAGGGAGAACAACTCAAATGGGCAAGGGAGGGAAAACCCATGAAACTAACAAAAGAACTCAGAATGACCTACATAGAACCTTGTACATAACAACCTTAATAGCATTATTTATctgaaaaataatttatgttaCCTATTAATTCATGATACACGCTCTCAGCTGGTTATTTCAGTTTTTAGATAGGAGTCATAAGACACTCATTGATGATGAACATATTGAAAAACTGATTTTGTTTGGGAGAGGACATACGTGCAACCAGAAATTTATATCAACCTTTTAATATATGCTTATTGATTGACTTACATGAAATAGCCAATACTTGTAATAATGTGTTAAAGGACATGATGCATCTCCTTATATGTTAACAAAGGTCACTCATGATCCAGGATGCAAATGTGCTAGTGGGACCAACAAAAGAAAGACTCGACATTAAAGTGGCCTTATCTAATTCGTTTGGATTTGGTGGTCATAACTCATCGATTTTGTTTGCTCCGTACAAGTAGATTTTTTTATGCTTGTATCGGGATGGGAATGATGCAAGAGGTACATGTCTCAAGATTTTACTAGGAAAAAAGCGCACAAGCCAACTCTAAAGGCATACCACATTTATTTTCAGTGATAAGCGAGGCACATTCCTTAGTAATTAGCATCTCTTTCGAGTCTATTTCTTTCCTGAGATGAATATTCATGTTAGAGGAGAGCATCCTTACTCTCTGTCCAGATGAAAAGTTTAGGTCCATTCTTTGGCAGAGGCAGTGGTTGTGTTTTGTGGAATTATGTCATATTCAGAGTAGTTTGCCTTGCTACTGAGGGGATCATCTATGTAGTGTTTTTGTTCAGATTTTTTGTGCTAGAATGGGATTAAAGCCGATTCGAAAATTTAATTGTTTCTTCTTATTCTGATAAGTACTTGTTTAGGCCACTGGCAAAAACCTGAGTTGTGGTGTAACATTAAGTTTTGATATTGATTTGCTTCAAATGTGTATAAGCTAAGTTATATTGTGAACTGAAATTAAGGTTTTTTGACTCTGGTATGGTTGATTATAATGTACTACTTACAACAATTGATATTTGTATAAAATAGACGGTTTTTGACAAATCAAAAGCTTGAAATTTATGTTTGTGATTTTGTATATAATTTCAAAGTGAATCGTGATAAATGCAATACAAATCAtagatataataaaataatttctaatGTATCGTATCGAACAATAGATTACATATTAccaatattaataattttgtaTTATTACAGCTATGAAATGTTCAGATTTAACTATGACAATCTCTGTGATATGTTCCACACaatttattgtattttaaatattacGATCAAGTAAAATTCTCATGTGATGAAAGGGATAAATATCTACTTATGTAATTTTGAGTATGAATTCGAAATTCGGAACAAGTGCCATTAATAGGTTCAAGATATTCCTATTCAGCATTGTATTCCAAATTTCCAATCACTTTACTTGGCGCTgctgtaattttaatttttgtagaaACATCGTCTCAAAGTAATAAAGTAATACTCCTACTAACAATAACCACAtccttttattttgtaaaagataaaaaatttatGTAAAATGTGACATTAACCGCACGTTTTCCTTGAAAGTTATTTAAAAACTTGAAACTTTGGAAGAATACATAACCTTTGCGAGACAATTGGATGAGTGTAAAACTCGCACGTACTATTTTTCAAACTAAATTTGCAACACGGAAGGGATGATAATAATGAGATTGCGACACTATAAATATTTCTCAATAGAAAAGCATAGtaatattcaaaataatgaGATAGATTTTGTGTTTTGGTCCTGAAAGTGAAAAACTTCGATCCATTAATCTCTAATAATAGTATGTCTTATTTAATATTAGATTATATAAAATTCAAATCCAAGTattatagtaattaataaaattatacacCAAATTTTCAGTTCCTACAGTCTATAGTACTCCTATTTATTAATGCAATACATGGAATATTATACTTATACTGCTATTCAATTGTTTTCCAGCCCATCTTTGTTAATTGAACAATTTAACAGAACGAGGATGCAACTCTACTTACTCCAACAAACTTCAAATAATTTACAGGTGATAGATTTGACTCAGACAATAGTTAGCTACTTGTTTTTTTAAGAAGATTAAATAATGTTAGGATCTATCTACCGATTGAACTCACACAAACAAGAAATGTAAAGCACTCTCAAGCGATTATGTGGTTCGGCAATGGTTGCCTACATTCACGGAGAAGAC is part of the Salvia splendens isolate huo1 chromosome 22, SspV2, whole genome shotgun sequence genome and encodes:
- the LOC121785993 gene encoding 3-oxoacyl-[acyl-carrier-protein] synthase II, chloroplastic-like; its protein translation is MAASSAMCSWLMAACMSVACDRESAVSALSTTSSNSRRRPIKCAAHRRSMILAKCAPRIGNLVNSSLSLEPCHHLDKSHECFFGFESRNVLMQRGRRKLPRSSPHSGETKAVAVSPAIEVSPNKKPPIKQRRVVVTGMGVETPLGSDPDIFYNNLLDGVSGISEIEAFDCSQFPTRIAGEIKSFSTDGWVIPKLSKRMDKFMLYMLTAGKKALADGGITEDFMDELNKTKCGVLIGSAMGGMQVFYDAIEALRISYRKMNPFCVPFATTNMGSAMLAMDLGWMGPNYSISTACATSNFCILNAANHIIRGEADMMLCGGSDAAIIPIGLGGFVACRALSQRNGDPTKASRPWDSSRDGFVMGEGAGVLLLEELDHAKSRGATIYAEFLGGSFTSDAYHMTEPHPQGTGVILCLEKALAQSGVSKEDVNYINAHATSTPAGDLKEYQALFHCFGQNPELKVNSTKSMIGHLLGAAGAVEAVATVQAIRTGWVHPNINLENPDDGVDANVLVGPTKERLDIKVALSNSFGFGGHNSSILFAPYK